A region of the Muricauda sp. MAR_2010_75 genome:
TGGCCAACGGAGAGCGTTTCAAACCAATCACTTTTAAAATACTATTGGCCAACACTTGCGTGCTTCCTGTTTTCTCCAAATAGATTCCGATTACGGTTCCAAAAGCAATGACCAATCCAATTCCCGAAAGTGTTTTGCCAAACCCTTCAACAATTGTGGTCATAATGTCTTGAGGAGTAAGTCCCAGAAGAAACCCTGAAGCCACAGCGGCCAAAGTCAGGGAAAAAACCGGGTGCATTTTAAACTTTACCGTAGCAATGATGATAAAAAGCACCACCACGCCCAAAACGAGTAGTTCCATGGTCAATTTTTATGCGATATCCTCTAAATATAAGCTAATATTCCTACTTTGGTCCCATGAGGCGGACAGATAAGGAACTTTTGGTAAAAGGATTGAAATCGTTTGGTTACACCGTGGCGGCTATGTTTTTAGGGCCATTTTTAATTTACCAGGCCTTCAAAAATGAAGAGCATTTTCTTTATATCCCTGTTTTGATTTTGGGTATCTTCTTTGCCGGTTTGGCCATCTATTTAGGCTTTCGGTCCGTGAACATTGTAATGGATGCGGTGTTTGGAAAAAAATCCAAGGACTAATTTTTGGACTCTGGAGAAGCATTTTTCCATTTGTTGCTC
Encoded here:
- a CDS encoding DUF6095 family protein, coding for MRRTDKELLVKGLKSFGYTVAAMFLGPFLIYQAFKNEEHFLYIPVLILGIFFAGLAIYLGFRSVNIVMDAVFGKKSKD